The Metabacillus sediminilitoris genome window below encodes:
- a CDS encoding FecCD family ABC transporter permease yields the protein MVLKSNQLKIFGLIIGIILLIVLMFGSLILGYTDTSWKLAYEAFTSFDGSNEHIIIQNVRLPRSLIGAVVGACLAVAGALMQALTKNPLASPDVFGISAGAGFFLVIGVSIFYVDSLQAFTWIAFAGAAFTAFVVYFIGSFGREGLTPMKLTLAGAAMAGLFASLTQGLLVVNESALDQVLFWLAGSVQGRKLESLHTILPYVIPALIISMIMAQKINVLTMGEAVAKGLGQRTGFVKILAALIIIVLGGGAVAVAGPISFIGIVIPHFARFLVGHDHRWIIPYSAVLGGALLVIADILARFIIMPEEVPVGVMTALIGTPVFVYIARRGFGQK from the coding sequence ATGGTATTAAAATCAAATCAACTTAAAATTTTTGGCTTAATAATAGGAATTATCCTACTTATTGTATTAATGTTTGGAAGTCTTATATTGGGATATACGGATACAAGCTGGAAACTTGCATATGAAGCATTTACTAGTTTCGATGGTTCAAATGAGCATATTATCATTCAAAATGTTCGCTTACCTAGATCGTTAATTGGAGCAGTAGTTGGTGCATGCTTAGCTGTAGCAGGGGCATTAATGCAAGCGTTAACGAAAAATCCTCTAGCATCACCAGATGTTTTTGGGATTAGTGCCGGTGCAGGATTCTTTCTCGTTATTGGGGTTTCTATATTTTATGTCGATTCATTACAAGCTTTTACATGGATTGCATTCGCTGGAGCCGCCTTTACTGCATTTGTTGTCTATTTCATAGGATCATTCGGTAGAGAAGGATTAACACCAATGAAGTTAACATTAGCCGGTGCCGCTATGGCAGGGTTGTTTGCTTCATTAACACAAGGTTTGCTTGTTGTGAATGAGTCTGCTCTCGATCAAGTTTTATTTTGGTTAGCAGGTTCTGTTCAAGGAAGAAAACTTGAAAGCCTGCACACCATTTTGCCGTATGTTATACCGGCCTTGATCATAAGCATGATAATGGCGCAGAAAATCAATGTGTTAACAATGGGTGAAGCTGTCGCGAAGGGATTAGGACAACGTACAGGATTTGTAAAGATTCTTGCTGCGTTAATTATTATTGTGCTTGGCGGCGGTGCTGTTGCAGTTGCAGGTCCTATTTCTTTTATTGGGATTGTCATCCCGCACTTTGCAAGATTTTTAGTGGGACATGACCATCGCTGGATTATCCCATATAGTGCCGTACTTGGTGGCGCACTATTAGTTATTGCGGATATTTTAGCGAGATTCATCATCATGCCTGAAGAAGTGCCAGTAGGAGTTATGACAGCCTTGATTGGAACTCCCGTCTTCGTTTATATCGCACGCAGGGGGTTCGGTCAAAAATGA
- a CDS encoding ABC transporter substrate-binding protein, with product MQTTYKKSWLSLFLLSIIMLVLAACGNKAEEGTETEGAEGNNDSKAEETYTIEHAMGTTEITGTPKKVVILTNEGTEALLSLGVKPVGAVQSWLGEPWYEHIASDMKDVEVVGTESEINIEAIAALKPDLIIGNKMRQEKSYEQLKAIAPTVFSETLRGDWQENFKLYAKALNLEEDGQKVIDDFEARITEFKETAGDKLNQEVSVVRFMAGLTRVYYTDTFSGVIFDKLGLKHSSSVQELFADNKDDLFVREVGKEVIPKMDADILFYFTYAPPGDTEATKTEEEWTNDPLWKNLEVVKAGKAYKVDDAIWNTAGGVLAANKLLDDLEEIIMK from the coding sequence ATGCAAACTACATATAAAAAATCGTGGCTATCATTATTTTTACTTAGTATCATCATGTTAGTACTAGCTGCTTGCGGCAACAAGGCTGAAGAAGGCACTGAAACAGAGGGTGCTGAAGGTAACAACGATTCGAAAGCTGAAGAAACCTATACGATTGAACATGCAATGGGTACAACAGAAATTACCGGAACACCAAAAAAAGTAGTCATCCTGACAAACGAAGGTACTGAAGCACTCCTTTCATTAGGTGTTAAACCTGTAGGTGCCGTACAATCTTGGTTAGGTGAGCCTTGGTATGAACATATTGCAAGTGATATGAAAGATGTTGAAGTTGTTGGTACAGAAAGTGAAATCAATATTGAAGCAATTGCTGCACTAAAACCAGATCTTATTATCGGTAACAAAATGCGTCAGGAAAAAAGTTATGAACAATTAAAAGCAATTGCTCCAACTGTTTTTTCTGAAACATTAAGAGGCGACTGGCAGGAAAACTTTAAATTATATGCAAAAGCTCTCAACCTTGAAGAAGATGGGCAAAAAGTGATTGATGATTTCGAAGCACGTATTACTGAGTTCAAAGAAACAGCTGGTGATAAATTAAACCAAGAAGTTTCAGTTGTACGTTTTATGGCTGGATTAACTAGAGTTTATTACACAGATACATTCTCTGGTGTGATTTTCGATAAGCTTGGATTAAAACATTCAAGTAGTGTTCAAGAATTATTTGCAGATAATAAAGATGACTTATTTGTTCGTGAAGTTGGTAAAGAAGTCATTCCAAAAATGGATGCAGACATCTTATTCTATTTCACGTATGCACCACCTGGTGATACGGAAGCAACGAAAACAGAAGAAGAATGGACAAATGATCCACTTTGGAAAAACCTTGAAGTAGTTAAGGCTGGAAAAGCTTATAAAGTAGATGATGCGATCTGGAATACAGCGGGTGGTGTCTTGGCTGCAAATAAGCTACTTGATGATCTTGAAGAAATTATCATGAAATAA
- a CDS encoding ZIP family metal transporter gives MLQSAFWGALAGSSILIGALIGLYTDLPKKVTGLIMSFGTGVLIGAASFELLTESIREDGVLTTSIGFLSGAFVFTISELFITKKGGNERKRTKKRSDNHSGLSIFIGTIIDAIPESVIIGVSLLEQGTVSYLMVIAVFLSNFPEGLSSTVGLKKDGYSKKTLLIMWLIVVLLASLSSLLGFSLLQDASTTLLSFISAFAAGGIMAMVASTMMPEAFEEGGAIVGLISSFGLLCSLILSQF, from the coding sequence TTGCTTCAGTCTGCATTTTGGGGAGCACTTGCCGGTTCCTCAATCTTGATAGGTGCTCTTATTGGTCTATATACAGATCTCCCGAAAAAGGTAACAGGTCTGATTATGTCATTTGGAACTGGAGTTTTAATCGGGGCGGCTTCCTTTGAATTACTTACTGAATCCATTAGAGAAGATGGCGTTTTGACGACGTCAATTGGATTTCTATCTGGAGCATTTGTCTTTACAATTTCTGAACTGTTTATTACCAAAAAAGGCGGTAATGAACGGAAACGGACAAAAAAGAGAAGTGATAATCATTCAGGGTTATCCATTTTTATTGGAACAATCATTGATGCCATTCCAGAATCAGTTATTATTGGCGTGAGTTTGCTAGAACAAGGTACGGTGAGTTATTTGATGGTGATTGCCGTTTTTTTAAGTAACTTTCCTGAAGGGCTATCAAGTACGGTTGGTCTAAAAAAAGATGGTTACAGTAAAAAAACGCTACTGATTATGTGGCTAATTGTCGTACTTCTTGCTTCATTAAGCTCCTTACTAGGCTTTTCTCTTTTACAGGATGCTTCCACAACACTTCTTTCATTTATTTCTGCTTTTGCTGCCGGAGGAATTATGGCAATGGTTGCATCGACAATGATGCCAGAAGCATTTGAAGAAGGCGGAGCGATTGTTGGATTAATTTCTTCATTTGGTTTGTTATGTTCCTTAATATTATCACAATTTTAG
- a CDS encoding M3 family oligoendopeptidase, translating into MNTPIFKETWDLETFFNGGSHSSEFKTYLQEIDQLVNDLEQDMRKWPGTFSQNDINILLMSIKKISFITIKLEQANSFVGCLQAQDTSDGQANLLRSKLTSMSSAFTKVMLTFEQLLGDIEEDVWAALLKDSQLIEITYVLNEMRNRTKERLSVEKEQLIQDLSVDGYFGWEQLYDLLVAKIQIPFEENNEIKHLSVGQASNKFSDHDRNVRKSLFEKWETAWGSQADVFAETLNRLAGFRLKVYKERGWDDPLKEPLEINRMKKETLETMWQVISENKQPLVDYMKRKAKMLGVPKLSWYDVEAPVGEASSAMTYQEGAQFILKQFEQFGPLLTKFTKTAFEQQWIEAEDRPGKAPGGFCTSFPESDQSRIFMTFSGTPSNVSTLAHELGHAFHSYAMKDVHPLNCDYAMNVAETASTFAEMIVADAAVKQAKDKTERLALLEDKLQRSVALLMNIHARFLFETAFYEERKLGVVPSERLSELMVKAQKEAYCDSLEEYHPHFWASKLHFFITDVPFYNFPYTFGYLFSLGIYAKALEEGKAFEKKYIDLLKDTGAMTVEELAAKHLSVDLTKRDFWENAVAIAVSDVEDFMKLTNES; encoded by the coding sequence TTGAATACACCTATTTTTAAGGAAACATGGGATTTAGAAACCTTTTTTAATGGTGGTAGTCATTCTTCTGAATTTAAAACGTATTTACAAGAAATTGATCAGCTTGTAAATGATTTGGAGCAAGATATGCGTAAATGGCCTGGCACATTCTCGCAAAATGACATAAATATATTATTAATGTCGATAAAAAAGATTTCATTTATAACCATTAAATTGGAGCAAGCAAACTCATTTGTTGGCTGTTTACAGGCTCAAGATACATCAGATGGGCAAGCCAATCTATTGCGCTCGAAACTAACGTCAATGAGTTCAGCTTTTACAAAAGTCATGCTGACATTTGAACAATTGCTTGGTGATATCGAAGAAGATGTATGGGCGGCACTTCTGAAAGATTCGCAATTAATCGAAATTACATATGTATTAAATGAGATGCGTAATCGGACAAAAGAACGACTTTCTGTTGAAAAAGAGCAATTAATTCAAGATTTGTCTGTCGATGGTTACTTCGGTTGGGAGCAATTATATGATCTTTTAGTTGCGAAAATTCAAATCCCATTTGAAGAGAACAATGAAATAAAACATCTATCAGTTGGCCAGGCATCAAATAAATTTTCAGACCATGACCGCAATGTTCGGAAAAGTCTTTTTGAGAAATGGGAAACGGCTTGGGGCTCACAGGCAGATGTTTTTGCAGAGACGCTTAATAGACTAGCTGGTTTTCGTTTAAAGGTTTATAAAGAACGAGGCTGGGATGATCCTTTAAAAGAACCTCTTGAGATCAACCGGATGAAAAAAGAAACACTTGAAACAATGTGGCAAGTTATATCAGAAAACAAACAGCCACTTGTTGATTATATGAAGCGAAAAGCTAAAATGTTAGGGGTTCCAAAACTTAGCTGGTATGATGTAGAAGCACCGGTGGGTGAAGCAAGCTCAGCAATGACTTACCAAGAAGGGGCACAATTTATTTTAAAGCAGTTTGAACAATTTGGTCCATTGTTAACTAAATTTACAAAAACAGCTTTTGAACAGCAATGGATTGAAGCAGAAGATCGTCCAGGTAAAGCACCTGGTGGTTTTTGTACTAGTTTTCCTGAAAGCGATCAGTCACGCATCTTTATGACGTTTTCTGGTACACCATCAAATGTTTCAACACTTGCTCATGAATTAGGTCATGCTTTTCACTCATATGCCATGAAGGATGTTCACCCATTAAATTGTGATTATGCAATGAATGTAGCTGAAACGGCATCAACCTTTGCTGAAATGATTGTTGCAGATGCAGCAGTAAAACAAGCAAAAGATAAAACGGAGCGTCTCGCTTTGCTGGAGGATAAATTACAACGAAGTGTTGCGTTATTAATGAATATACATGCCCGCTTCTTATTTGAAACAGCATTTTATGAAGAACGGAAACTTGGGGTTGTACCAAGTGAAAGATTGTCTGAGTTGATGGTAAAGGCACAGAAAGAAGCATATTGCGATTCACTTGAAGAGTATCACCCGCATTTTTGGGCATCAAAGCTGCATTTCTTTATTACAGATGTACCATTTTATAATTTTCCTTATACGTTTGGCTATTTATTTTCACTTGGAATTTATGCCAAAGCGCTTGAGGAAGGGAAAGCATTTGAAAAGAAATATATCGATCTGTTAAAGGATACAGGGGCAATGACTGTCGAAGAATTAGCAGCCAAGCATTTGTCTGTCGATTTAACAAAACGTGATTTCTGGGAGAATGCTGTAGCGATAGCTGTTAGTGATGTAGAGGATTTTATGAAGTTAACAAATGAATCGTAA
- a CDS encoding twin-arginine translocase TatA/TatE family subunit, whose translation MNLGFGEIMLIVFVALLLFGPKKLPELGKAAGKTLREFKRATKGLMDDEDDTSVKK comes from the coding sequence ATGAACTTGGGTTTTGGGGAAATCATGCTTATCGTTTTTGTCGCATTATTATTATTCGGTCCAAAGAAATTGCCTGAGTTAGGTAAGGCGGCCGGGAAAACATTAAGGGAATTTAAACGAGCTACAAAAGGTCTTATGGATGATGAAGATGATACATCAGTAAAAAAGTAA
- a CDS encoding D-alanyl-D-alanine carboxypeptidase family protein — translation MNQYIFKITSIITLCLFLFPNMISATSENNELQLNSEAVILIDAQSGQVLYEKNSDEKLPPASITKIATAIYAIEKGNLNDIVSISENATKAEGTLVYLEAGEQVPLKKLIQGLLINSGNDAGVAIAEHLSGTVEQFVIDFNQYLQEEIGVEDTHFTNPHGLYNPEHLTTAEDMAKITQYAIQNELFREIFDTQELKWDGETWDTTLINHHLMVRDQSYEGITGGKNGFVTEAGFTLVTSAEREKLSLIAVTLNSKTDEQSYQDTTALFNYGFQHFETEKIESNEQFVDAWKNKYETDEEIVYVKKIGETVEKDILPTGELLIKGEDDRTIKQEMLEELKSNDKNEQLKSKIVEPPVSEEQINAEKHLHILVPFAIFISFCISGIFYLQIRKI, via the coding sequence ATGAATCAATACATCTTTAAGATCACTTCGATCATCACTCTGTGCTTATTCTTATTTCCAAATATGATAAGTGCTACCTCAGAAAATAATGAATTACAACTAAATAGTGAAGCGGTTATATTAATAGATGCTCAATCAGGTCAGGTATTATATGAAAAAAATAGTGACGAGAAGCTTCCGCCAGCTAGTATTACAAAAATTGCAACCGCTATTTATGCCATCGAAAAAGGTAATTTGAATGATATTGTCTCTATTAGTGAAAATGCAACAAAGGCCGAGGGGACGCTGGTATACTTAGAAGCGGGGGAGCAAGTTCCATTAAAAAAACTTATTCAAGGTCTTTTGATTAACTCTGGAAATGATGCAGGGGTGGCGATTGCTGAACATTTAAGTGGTACTGTTGAACAATTTGTAATCGATTTTAATCAATATTTACAGGAAGAAATAGGTGTTGAAGATACGCATTTTACAAATCCTCATGGTCTATACAATCCTGAACATTTAACAACTGCCGAAGATATGGCAAAAATTACACAATATGCAATACAAAACGAATTATTTCGTGAAATTTTTGATACACAAGAGCTTAAGTGGGATGGAGAAACATGGGATACAACGTTAATTAATCACCATCTAATGGTTCGCGATCAGTCGTATGAAGGCATAACAGGCGGTAAAAATGGCTTTGTAACGGAAGCTGGTTTTACACTTGTGACAAGTGCTGAACGGGAAAAGTTGAGCTTAATAGCTGTTACGTTAAACTCAAAAACAGATGAACAATCTTATCAAGATACAACCGCATTATTTAATTATGGATTCCAACATTTTGAAACTGAAAAAATTGAAAGTAATGAACAGTTTGTTGATGCTTGGAAAAATAAGTATGAAACAGATGAGGAAATTGTCTATGTGAAAAAAATAGGAGAAACCGTTGAAAAAGATATTCTCCCAACTGGAGAACTTCTCATTAAGGGTGAAGACGATCGAACGATCAAACAAGAAATGCTTGAAGAGCTGAAAAGCAATGATAAGAATGAACAGTTAAAGAGTAAAATTGTAGAACCGCCAGTCTCGGAAGAACAGATCAATGCAGAGAAACATTTGCATATTTTAGTACCATTTGCCATATTCATCTCATTTTGCATTTCAGGTATTTTTTACTTGCAAATAAGAAAAATATAA
- a CDS encoding TetR/AcrR family transcriptional regulator, with protein MSSNEIKKAGLFHFANSGYDGTSLSAIAGEVGIKKQSIYAHFANKDELFLTILNEVLATERTYIQDFFTKDHLNLKVALFEFLQGFSKRYEMYDNTKFLLRMGFLPPTHLYQQVMDKVYLFYDDIEKVLIDVFEQNRDSLTEPVNDVVTAFIGLYDTVLVELLYSGNDRFQKRLHASWKIFWKGITLHAEAP; from the coding sequence ATGTCCTCTAACGAAATTAAGAAGGCAGGATTGTTTCATTTTGCAAACAGCGGCTATGATGGAACCTCACTATCTGCTATTGCAGGGGAAGTAGGGATTAAAAAGCAATCCATTTATGCACATTTTGCCAATAAAGATGAATTATTTTTAACAATATTAAATGAAGTTCTAGCAACTGAAAGGACCTATATTCAAGACTTTTTTACAAAAGATCATTTAAATTTAAAGGTAGCTCTCTTTGAGTTTTTACAAGGATTTAGTAAAAGATACGAAATGTATGATAATACTAAATTTTTATTAAGGATGGGCTTTCTCCCTCCTACACATTTATATCAGCAAGTAATGGATAAAGTTTATCTCTTTTATGATGACATCGAAAAAGTATTAATTGACGTTTTTGAGCAGAATCGTGATTCTCTTACTGAACCTGTAAATGATGTTGTTACGGCATTTATTGGTCTATATGATACGGTTTTAGTTGAATTGCTATATAGCGGAAACGACCGATTTCAAAAAAGACTACATGCAAGCTGGAAAATTTTTTGGAAAGGAATAACATTACATGCGGAAGCACCTTAA
- a CDS encoding DMT family transporter, with the protein MNKHWVIVYFAAIFEVSWVTGLKHAGSSFEWAGTILAIMISFYLLIKATNHLPISTVYAVFTGLGAAGTVLVEILFFSTSISLLKIGLCTLLISGVIGLKLVTNDRNTSKREV; encoded by the coding sequence TTGAATAAACACTGGGTGATCGTTTATTTTGCAGCCATATTTGAAGTAAGTTGGGTTACAGGTTTAAAGCATGCTGGGAGTTCATTTGAATGGGCAGGAACGATTTTGGCTATTATGATTAGCTTTTATTTACTCATTAAAGCGACAAATCACTTGCCAATAAGTACTGTTTATGCTGTTTTTACTGGATTAGGTGCTGCTGGAACGGTGCTTGTAGAGATTCTCTTTTTTAGTACCTCAATTAGTTTGTTAAAAATTGGCTTATGTACGCTCCTTATTTCAGGGGTAATCGGGTTAAAGTTAGTAACGAATGATCGGAATACTTCAAAAAGGGAGGTGTAA
- a CDS encoding DMT family transporter, with protein MAWVYLILAGFCEVAGVAAISKFNKKKSILNMFYLIAGFTLSFSLLSQAMESISMGTAYAVWTGIGTVGSALIGILFLGESASFKRIFFITVIITSTIGLKFIPH; from the coding sequence ATGGCTTGGGTCTATCTCATTTTAGCAGGATTTTGTGAAGTTGCTGGTGTTGCTGCAATTTCTAAATTTAACAAGAAAAAATCGATTCTGAACATGTTTTATTTGATTGCTGGATTCACTCTGAGTTTTTCCCTCTTGTCCCAAGCAATGGAGTCAATCTCAATGGGAACAGCCTATGCTGTGTGGACTGGTATTGGAACAGTTGGAAGTGCATTAATCGGTATATTATTTTTAGGAGAATCTGCTAGCTTTAAACGTATATTCTTTATTACTGTGATCATTACTTCAACAATTGGTCTTAAATTTATCCCGCATTAA
- a CDS encoding EamA family transporter, producing the protein MTLGDMLFLLIFLSPNFIVNGSLGEGLWKFGSILGFFGVLLPVLLFSIGTLKIGPGLATLLGAAELPAAIIASIVVLHESVSCTKVFGVLLILFGSAVPHNSYY; encoded by the coding sequence ATGACCTTAGGAGATATGCTCTTTTTATTAATCTTTCTTTCACCCAATTTCATCGTAAATGGTTCTTTAGGTGAGGGATTATGGAAGTTTGGCAGCATTTTAGGATTTTTTGGGGTCCTTTTACCTGTTTTACTTTTTTCGATAGGTACACTCAAAATTGGCCCCGGTCTAGCCACATTACTCGGTGCGGCTGAACTGCCTGCAGCGATCATTGCATCGATTGTTGTTCTACATGAATCTGTTTCATGCACAAAGGTTTTTGGTGTACTGCTCATTTTATTCGGCAGTGCCGTCCCACACAATTCGTACTATTAA
- a CDS encoding DUF2935 domain-containing protein codes for MNTFEEAASFEHQFWLQVLGDHARFILDSLAESQKADIEKAKYFRQVFDTLLKKAREKTDLVSLTLEAEEYALEFREFKLSIIRRHVAGHIKIHLTPTFINHMVNELEEYLLVLTYLKKKEKPPIFHELHHHLVWLIDAAGHAGAISDTLDASEKQLKLKSDLFTKQFEDFYLKAVELSGYLRANIDSFPALTRMNKEVKLEIELFRGFLSEIEEMGLTKQMLSTFSPLMADHMLREECYYLMKVAQSTNTNKPDCDPTKPRLEK; via the coding sequence ATGAATACATTTGAAGAAGCAGCTTCCTTCGAACATCAATTTTGGCTTCAAGTATTAGGAGACCATGCTCGGTTTATTTTAGATTCTTTAGCAGAAAGTCAAAAAGCGGATATTGAAAAAGCAAAGTATTTCAGACAAGTTTTCGATACATTATTAAAAAAGGCAAGAGAAAAAACAGATCTAGTATCCTTAACATTAGAAGCAGAAGAATATGCATTAGAGTTTCGGGAATTTAAGCTCTCGATTATAAGAAGGCATGTCGCAGGTCATATAAAGATTCATTTAACCCCAACATTCATTAATCACATGGTAAATGAACTTGAAGAATACTTACTCGTTTTAACATATTTAAAAAAGAAAGAAAAGCCGCCCATTTTCCATGAGCTTCATCATCATTTAGTGTGGTTAATAGATGCTGCAGGTCATGCCGGGGCAATTTCGGATACTCTTGATGCATCAGAAAAACAACTTAAACTTAAAAGTGATTTATTTACGAAGCAATTTGAGGATTTTTACTTAAAGGCAGTTGAATTATCAGGCTATTTAAGGGCAAATATCGATTCTTTTCCAGCATTAACGAGAATGAACAAAGAGGTAAAACTGGAAATTGAACTTTTTAGAGGCTTTTTATCTGAAATTGAAGAGATGGGTCTAACAAAACAAATGTTAAGTACATTCTCTCCGTTAATGGCAGATCATATGTTGCGTGAGGAATGCTACTATTTAATGAAGGTTGCACAGTCAACAAACACGAATAAACCAGATTGCGATCCAACAAAACCTAGATTAGAAAAGTAA
- a CDS encoding YjcZ family sporulation protein, with protein MGQEGGGYAGGFALIVVLFILLIIVGAAYVGGGY; from the coding sequence ATGGGTCAAGAAGGTGGAGGTTATGCAGGAGGTTTTGCATTAATCGTTGTCTTGTTCATCTTGTTAATCATCGTAGGTGCTGCTTACGTTGGTGGAGGATACTAA
- a CDS encoding YozQ family protein: protein MEKKTKLDSKQIAGRAYEVEDYNRQDELSSGLATTHEQASDDYMEGTIDAKLSNQDESRS from the coding sequence ATGGAGAAAAAAACAAAGTTAGACAGCAAGCAAATAGCAGGAAGAGCATATGAAGTTGAGGATTACAACCGTCAAGATGAGCTTTCATCAGGCTTAGCTACAACGCATGAACAAGCATCAGATGATTATATGGAAGGTACAATTGATGCAAAGCTTAGTAATCAGGATGAATCTAGAAGCTAA
- a CDS encoding S1C family serine protease, with protein sequence MGYYDETEITREKSKPRRSFKPILSSLVSGVVGGALVLGVTTFLEQGSQTENKALVETSTQNEAKETASTVSTKELSADSNSIADIVEQLSPAIVGITNMQSQNSGDMFRNFSENSESESVESGTGSGVIFKKAGDAGYVITNNHVIEGAESIEVTLFNGEKVPAELVGTDALTDIAVLKIAAEHVTVVAEMGDSASLRTGENVIAIGNPLGEEFSRTVTQGIVSGVDRTIDVTTSEGNWALNVIQTDAAINPGNSGGPLINMSGEVIGINSLKISQNGVEGLGFAIPSNELMPIVEDLMKNGKVQRPFIGVGLIEMSQVPEYYLQENMKLPEDVKEGVIVGNVSEGSPAAVAGLQQQDVIVSMNGTATTSASELRKILYTETEIGEEVDITLYRSGKKMNVQIKLTNRDATNA encoded by the coding sequence ATGGGCTATTATGATGAAACCGAAATCACAAGAGAAAAAAGTAAACCACGTCGAAGCTTTAAACCTATTTTATCATCGCTTGTTAGTGGAGTTGTCGGTGGTGCACTCGTCTTAGGTGTTACAACGTTTTTAGAGCAGGGATCCCAAACGGAAAATAAAGCGTTAGTAGAAACTTCTACACAAAATGAGGCAAAAGAGACTGCATCTACTGTTTCAACAAAGGAATTGTCTGCAGACTCCAATTCAATTGCAGACATTGTTGAGCAATTATCACCAGCCATTGTAGGAATCACGAATATGCAATCGCAAAACAGTGGAGATATGTTTAGAAATTTTTCCGAGAACAGCGAATCTGAAAGTGTAGAAAGTGGGACAGGTTCTGGAGTTATTTTTAAAAAAGCAGGTGATGCAGGCTATGTCATCACAAATAACCATGTTATCGAAGGGGCCGAGTCAATCGAAGTAACCCTGTTTAATGGTGAAAAAGTCCCTGCCGAACTAGTTGGAACAGATGCATTAACAGATATTGCTGTCCTTAAAATTGCTGCTGAACACGTAACAGTTGTGGCAGAAATGGGGGATTCAGCTTCACTTCGTACCGGTGAAAATGTTATCGCAATTGGGAATCCACTTGGCGAAGAATTTTCAAGAACGGTTACACAAGGAATTGTCAGTGGTGTCGATCGCACAATCGATGTGACCACATCTGAAGGAAATTGGGCATTAAATGTTATTCAAACAGATGCCGCAATCAATCCGGGTAATAGTGGTGGACCACTTATTAATATGAGTGGTGAAGTGATTGGTATTAATAGTTTAAAGATAAGTCAAAACGGTGTTGAAGGATTAGGTTTTGCGATCCCGAGTAACGAGCTCATGCCTATTGTTGAAGATTTAATGAAAAACGGAAAAGTTCAAAGACCTTTTATTGGCGTAGGACTCATTGAAATGAGTCAAGTTCCAGAATATTATCTACAGGAAAACATGAAACTACCAGAAGATGTAAAAGAAGGGGTAATCGTTGGCAATGTATCAGAAGGTTCCCCGGCGGCTGTTGCAGGACTGCAACAACAGGACGTGATTGTTTCAATGAATGGAACTGCTACTACAAGTGCCAGTGAATTAAGAAAAATTCTTTACACAGAAACGGAAATAGGTGAAGAAGTAGATATTACCCTTTATCGTTCAGGGAAAAAAATGAACGTTCAGATTAAGTTAACAAACCGAGATGCAACGAATGCATAG
- a CDS encoding response regulator transcription factor: MSFTIYLVEDEKNLNELLTMYLKNENWSVTSCLTGLEARNLINKPPHLWILDIMLPDIDGYQLIREIKAATPDVPVIFISARDADIDRVLGLELGSDDYISKPFLPRELVIRVQKLLTRTYSEKESTMINLPPYHIDEQVRIVYLNGNDLNLTSKEFDLLQLFLHNQGLAFSREQILTKLWGSDYYGTDRVVDDLVRRLRKKMPELKIETIYGFGYRMLKG; this comes from the coding sequence ATGAGTTTTACTATATATTTAGTTGAAGATGAAAAAAATTTAAACGAACTATTAACCATGTATTTAAAAAATGAAAACTGGTCGGTAACTTCTTGTTTAACAGGTTTGGAAGCAAGAAATCTTATTAACAAGCCTCCTCATCTATGGATATTGGATATTATGCTGCCAGATATTGACGGCTACCAATTAATTAGAGAAATTAAAGCTGCAACACCTGACGTACCAGTTATCTTTATCTCAGCAAGAGATGCAGATATTGATCGTGTTTTAGGGTTAGAACTGGGAAGTGATGATTATATTTCAAAGCCTTTTTTACCAAGGGAGCTTGTCATCAGGGTACAAAAACTGTTAACGAGAACATATTCGGAGAAAGAAAGCACAATGATCAATCTTCCCCCTTACCATATTGATGAACAGGTTAGGATTGTTTACTTAAATGGAAATGACTTAAATCTGACCTCAAAGGAATTTGATTTACTACAGCTTTTTCTGCATAACCAAGGACTGGCATTTTCCAGAGAACAAATCTTAACAAAATTATGGGGTTCTGATTATTATGGAACAGATCGTGTAGTTGACGACCTTGTAAGAAGATTACGGAAAAAGATGCCTGAGCTTAAGATCGAAACGATTTATGGTTTTGGCTATAGGATGTTAAAAGGATGA